A stretch of the Halomonas sp. CH40 genome encodes the following:
- a CDS encoding SO_0444 family Cu/Zn efflux transporter — MNMIEELLSIALSAAPWLLLGLFIAGLIKAWMPQSLLQRWMGGDGLGSILRAAVIGMPLPLCSCGAIPTALALHRGGAGRGPTTSFLISTPGVGVDSILLTSVLLGPLVAVARVLGAMVTAIVTGILIGFSVEKKVAPVSEAGSCASQGCCASKGCGDSDKETATAPGVIVGLKYAFSDLLDDISGWVFVGLLLAGVLVTFVPPDTLVGFSGGLLALVLMALIGIPLYVCATAATPIAAGLLLAGISPGMALVFLLAGPLTSLATLAILRREMGSRAVAIYLSSILVVTVLLGWGLDALLGLTGWNIVQQASEVQELLPEWLEWAALVVLALVSLRPLRRRALGF, encoded by the coding sequence ATGAACATGATTGAAGAGCTATTAAGTATTGCATTGAGTGCAGCCCCCTGGCTGCTGTTAGGCCTGTTCATTGCTGGCCTGATCAAGGCATGGATGCCGCAAAGCCTGCTGCAGCGCTGGATGGGCGGTGACGGTCTGGGCAGCATCCTGCGTGCCGCTGTAATCGGTATGCCCTTGCCGCTGTGTTCCTGCGGGGCGATTCCGACTGCCTTAGCCTTACACCGCGGCGGTGCCGGGCGCGGGCCAACGACCTCTTTTCTGATCAGCACGCCAGGTGTGGGCGTGGATTCGATTCTGCTGACCAGCGTGCTGCTCGGCCCTTTGGTGGCGGTGGCGCGGGTGCTGGGGGCCATGGTGACGGCCATTGTGACCGGCATTCTGATCGGGTTCAGCGTAGAGAAAAAAGTCGCACCTGTTTCAGAAGCTGGCAGCTGTGCGTCACAGGGCTGCTGCGCTTCCAAAGGCTGTGGCGATAGCGATAAGGAAACAGCAACCGCTCCCGGGGTTATCGTCGGGTTGAAATATGCCTTTAGTGACTTGCTGGATGATATCAGCGGCTGGGTATTTGTCGGGCTATTGCTGGCCGGGGTGCTGGTGACCTTTGTACCGCCGGATACCCTGGTAGGATTTTCGGGCGGTTTGCTGGCCCTGGTGCTGATGGCCTTGATCGGCATTCCCCTCTACGTGTGTGCAACCGCCGCCACGCCGATTGCTGCCGGACTGTTGCTGGCAGGCATCTCGCCGGGAATGGCACTGGTATTCTTGCTTGCTGGCCCTTTGACCAGCCTGGCAACGCTGGCAATTCTGCGTCGCGAAATGGGCAGCCGGGCCGTGGCCATCTATTTAAGCAGTATCCTGGTGGTCACCGTGCTGCTGGGCTGGGGGTTGGATGCGCTGCTAGGCCTGACCGGGTGGAATATTGTTCAACAGGCCAGCGAGGTTCAGGAACTGCTGCCTGAATGGCTGGAGTGGGCTGCTCTGGTGGTGCTGGCGCTGGTGTCATTGCGCCCGCTCCGCCGTCGCGCCCTGGGCTTTTAG
- a CDS encoding cold-shock protein — MATGTVKWFNDTKGFGFIAPSDGGDDLFAHFSEIQADGFKSLQEGANVSFDVTQGKKGLQASNIKQIS, encoded by the coding sequence ATGGCTACTGGCACAGTTAAATGGTTTAACGATACTAAAGGCTTCGGTTTCATCGCTCCTTCTGACGGCGGCGACGACCTTTTTGCTCACTTCTCTGAGATTCAGGCCGACGGCTTCAAATCTCTGCAGGAAGGCGCTAACGTCTCTTTCGACGTTACCCAAGGCAAGAAAGGCCTCCAGGCTTCTAACATCAAGCAGATCTCTTAA
- a CDS encoding methyltransferase domain-containing protein, whose protein sequence is MPSVPFQALACPLDGQPLALVDNAWRCAAGHSFDIARQGYVNLLPVQQKRSQDPGDSKAMVAARQRFLQAGHYQPVAEAISRYLAAWAEKQPSYAEGFSCLDAGCGEGYYLRQLASRVPVDLALIGLDISKWAVMAAARQDNKHLPFSRWVVGSNAHLPVQPAALDCVLCMFGFPVYREFARVLKSGGVLLQVEAGPQHLRELREVIYPQLKPERSAALAAPEGFAYLGEETLSYPIRLEGQETIADLLAMTPHLYRASAEGRARAAALDQLALTVDVRLIQWERS, encoded by the coding sequence ATGCCTAGTGTTCCTTTTCAGGCCCTGGCTTGCCCGCTGGATGGCCAGCCGCTTGCCCTTGTTGATAATGCCTGGCGCTGCGCAGCAGGCCACAGTTTTGATATTGCCCGCCAGGGGTATGTCAATCTGCTGCCGGTACAGCAAAAGCGCTCTCAAGACCCGGGGGATAGCAAGGCGATGGTGGCGGCCCGTCAGCGTTTTCTTCAAGCAGGCCACTACCAGCCGGTGGCAGAGGCTATAAGTCGTTACCTTGCCGCCTGGGCAGAAAAACAGCCATCATACGCTGAGGGTTTCAGCTGTCTGGATGCGGGGTGCGGTGAAGGCTATTACCTGCGCCAACTGGCCAGCAGAGTGCCGGTTGATCTGGCGCTGATCGGGTTGGATATTTCCAAGTGGGCGGTAATGGCGGCAGCCAGGCAGGACAATAAGCACTTGCCGTTTAGCCGTTGGGTAGTTGGCAGCAATGCGCATTTGCCGGTGCAGCCAGCAGCGCTGGACTGTGTGCTGTGCATGTTTGGCTTTCCGGTGTACCGCGAATTTGCCCGAGTGTTAAAAAGTGGAGGTGTATTACTGCAGGTGGAAGCAGGGCCACAGCATCTGCGCGAGTTGAGAGAGGTTATCTACCCGCAACTCAAACCAGAACGTTCGGCGGCACTGGCAGCGCCAGAGGGCTTTGCTTACCTTGGCGAGGAAACCCTCAGCTATCCAATCAGACTGGAAGGGCAGGAGACTATTGCGGATCTGCTTGCTATGACGCCGCATCTGTATCGTGCCAGCGCTGAAGGTCGCGCCCGTGCAGCAGCGCTGGATCAACTGGCGTTGACCGTTGATGTGCGCCTGATTCAGTGGGAGCGCAGCTAA
- a CDS encoding MFS transporter: MSRQLLAMALAPLMGLFILGIGNGFLATLISVRLDTAGESATVIGIVSSAYFVGLALGAMFNDRLLLRIGHIRAYGSFASLVAVTVLLQGMTSDPWAWLVLRLIGGWATVGVYLVIESWLLTSGDQKVRGRLLALYMIALYAAGVLGQLLLGVVNDMGPTVPFMVIGLLASLSVLPMAMIPRVSPLIEHAEPLPPHRLITLTPTGVMGSLGSGMVVAAAYSLLPLYLQRIGMSVAEVGQMMAVLILGAMLLQYPIGRWSDRHDRQMVLIAISVFCILISAAMLWLPLSTPLLAVLLFLLGGGVFALYPVAVSHAADRAPAGALVRMSQGLLLINSLGATLSPLMISPVMTAVGDAGLFWAFGGLSLFFALFFAWRRSVRPAPIPVAPFTATTPMTAAGAELVVTEELIQGALDHEHSEDLSDAVPDVDVAEPLVGPPEPEESQVAYFEDDVLVKREE; encoded by the coding sequence ATGTCACGTCAATTACTCGCCATGGCGCTAGCGCCCCTGATGGGGCTGTTTATTCTGGGAATCGGCAACGGGTTTCTGGCCACCCTAATCAGCGTGCGTCTGGATACGGCTGGCGAGTCGGCCACTGTCATCGGTATTGTCTCGTCTGCCTATTTTGTCGGGCTGGCACTGGGGGCCATGTTCAACGATCGCCTTTTGCTGCGTATCGGCCATATTCGCGCCTACGGCAGCTTTGCCTCACTAGTGGCGGTCACCGTCCTGTTACAGGGGATGACCAGTGACCCCTGGGCCTGGTTGGTGCTGCGGCTGATTGGCGGCTGGGCAACGGTAGGGGTTTATCTGGTCATCGAAAGCTGGTTACTGACCTCGGGTGATCAGAAGGTCAGAGGACGCCTGCTGGCGCTTTACATGATTGCGCTTTACGCCGCCGGTGTCCTGGGTCAGCTGTTGCTGGGGGTCGTTAATGACATGGGGCCCACCGTGCCCTTTATGGTCATCGGCCTGCTGGCGTCACTGTCGGTGTTGCCCATGGCGATGATTCCACGGGTATCACCGCTGATTGAACACGCCGAGCCTCTGCCGCCCCATCGCCTGATTACCCTGACGCCCACCGGCGTGATGGGCAGCCTGGGGTCAGGTATGGTCGTGGCGGCCGCTTACAGCCTGCTGCCGCTTTATTTGCAGCGCATTGGCATGAGCGTGGCTGAGGTGGGCCAGATGATGGCGGTGCTGATTCTGGGCGCCATGCTGCTGCAGTATCCGATTGGCCGCTGGTCGGACCGTCATGACCGCCAGATGGTACTGATTGCGATCAGTGTCTTCTGCATTCTGATTTCTGCTGCCATGCTGTGGCTGCCGCTCTCCACGCCGCTGCTGGCGGTGTTGCTGTTCCTGCTGGGCGGGGGCGTGTTTGCCCTTTACCCGGTGGCGGTCAGCCATGCCGCCGACCGAGCGCCTGCGGGTGCTCTGGTGCGTATGAGCCAAGGGTTGCTGTTGATCAATTCACTAGGCGCGACGCTGAGCCCCTTGATGATTTCACCGGTGATGACCGCCGTTGGCGATGCCGGCCTGTTCTGGGCGTTTGGTGGCCTGAGCCTGTTCTTTGCACTGTTCTTTGCCTGGCGCCGTAGTGTGCGTCCTGCGCCGATTCCGGTGGCGCCATTCACCGCAACGACCCCGATGACGGCTGCAGGTGCCGAGCTGGTGGTGACCGAGGAGCTGATACAGGGTGCGCTTGACCATGAGCACAGCGAGGATCTGTCCGATGCAGTGCCCGACGTTGACGTTGCAGAACCTCTGGTCGGCCCACCCGAGCCGGAAGAAAGCCAGGTTGCCTATTTTGAGGATGATGTTTTAGTCAAGCGTGAAGAGTGA
- a CDS encoding class I SAM-dependent methyltransferase, protein MMWRCPLCMNPKNQHYHCDSRRDYYQCPYCQLVFVPPDQHLSAEQEKQEYDRHQNNPDDLGYRRFLSRLLTPLEACLAPGAKGLDFGAGPGPTLSVMFAELGYPMEVYDPFYAPERQVLDRRYDFITATEVLEHLSSPRQVLAQLSAMLAPGGYLGFMTKRVKNHAAFAHWHYIQDPTHVVFFSAETFCWWAARHGFELTFPGQDTVIMQKRPEVSKKH, encoded by the coding sequence ATGATGTGGCGCTGCCCGCTATGTATGAACCCAAAAAATCAGCATTATCATTGTGATTCCCGGCGCGATTATTATCAATGTCCCTACTGCCAACTGGTGTTTGTGCCCCCTGACCAGCATCTGTCCGCCGAGCAGGAAAAGCAGGAATATGACCGCCATCAGAACAATCCTGATGATCTTGGCTACCGGCGCTTTTTGAGCCGCCTGCTCACCCCGCTTGAAGCCTGCCTGGCACCCGGTGCTAAGGGGCTGGATTTTGGCGCTGGGCCAGGGCCTACTCTGTCGGTGATGTTTGCAGAGCTGGGTTACCCCATGGAAGTTTACGACCCTTTCTACGCGCCTGAACGCCAGGTGCTGGATCGACGCTATGATTTCATCACCGCCACCGAAGTGCTGGAGCACCTGTCTTCGCCCCGGCAGGTACTGGCGCAGCTGAGCGCAATGCTGGCGCCCGGTGGTTATCTGGGGTTCATGACCAAAAGAGTCAAGAATCACGCAGCGTTTGCCCACTGGCACTATATTCAGGATCCGACCCATGTGGTTTTTTTCAGTGCAGAAACGTTTTGCTGGTGGGCGGCTCGTCATGGTTTTGAGCTGACGTTTCCCGGTCAGGATACGGTTATCATGCAAAAACGCCCAGAAGTCAGCAAAAAGCATTGA
- a CDS encoding VOC family protein, with product MLSGLDHLVVTVTDIGRAVDFYSRVLGLDVRYRDAQRVDLMMGDTALRLHQTDSDIAPVSATPTPGSLDLCLRCRLPLDEFKQHLEALGVDVELGPVDRQGANGPIVSLYLRDPDGNLLEISRPAKT from the coding sequence ATGCTGTCAGGTCTTGATCATCTTGTCGTTACTGTGACCGATATCGGTCGTGCCGTGGATTTCTATTCCCGCGTGCTGGGCCTGGATGTGCGTTATCGCGACGCCCAGCGAGTTGACCTGATGATGGGCGATACCGCACTGCGGCTACATCAGACCGATAGTGATATAGCGCCTGTTTCCGCCACCCCGACACCTGGCAGCCTGGATCTTTGTCTGCGCTGCCGGTTGCCGTTGGATGAATTCAAGCAACACCTGGAAGCGCTTGGCGTTGACGTCGAACTGGGGCCCGTCGATCGCCAGGGTGCCAATGGGCCGATTGTCTCGCTTTACCTACGCGACCCGGATGGCAACCTGTTGGAAATTTCACGCCCGGCAAAAACCTAA
- a CDS encoding DUF4870 domain-containing protein, with protein MRQDEAPNEINANGTDESGKAPDTTMAMVIYAFYLSSLVIGFTLLIGVVVAYIYKGKGPEWLDEHYRYQIRTFWIGTLYAIISMLLTFVLIGFPLLVALIVWLIIRCVKGFKGLQEKRAPSNVNSWLF; from the coding sequence ATGCGTCAGGACGAAGCCCCTAACGAAATCAATGCCAATGGAACTGATGAATCAGGCAAAGCACCTGACACCACCATGGCTATGGTGATCTATGCGTTTTATCTCTCAAGCCTGGTTATCGGCTTTACGCTGCTGATCGGAGTCGTGGTGGCCTATATCTATAAAGGCAAAGGCCCTGAATGGCTGGACGAGCACTATCGCTATCAGATTCGCACCTTCTGGATAGGCACTCTATATGCCATCATCTCGATGTTGCTGACATTTGTTCTGATCGGCTTTCCGCTTCTGGTCGCGTTAATTGTCTGGCTGATCATCCGCTGTGTGAAAGGCTTCAAAGGCCTGCAGGAAAAGCGCGCGCCCAGTAATGTGAACTCCTGGCTGTTTTAA
- a CDS encoding lysophospholipid acyltransferase family protein, which translates to MSLNFSRGRAIAWLWQRLARWPLSRIWRLAYRVGSLVYRFSRRERDVTMTNLEVVYPHLSATQRTQLARDSLRHSTATMLELGHAWMAPPAHVEAHILAVHGRDKLDSARAEERGVIVLAPHFGNWEVLNFWLSSHFPFTAMYEPPKIAELDPVIRQGRERMGALLVPTNPRGVAALLKALKRCEAIGILPDQEPDWGSGVFAPFFQRDAYTATLLPKLVMRTRARVVTGVARRLPGKGFEIHFLDADDRVYSEDETQSATGVNASVEAAIALDPAQYQWEYKRYRKVVEEQQQRPDFRDFRLY; encoded by the coding sequence ATGTCATTGAACTTCAGTCGCGGGCGCGCCATCGCCTGGCTGTGGCAGCGCCTGGCCAGATGGCCGCTCTCCCGTATCTGGCGCCTGGCCTACAGGGTTGGTTCTCTGGTCTATCGTTTCAGCCGCCGCGAGCGCGACGTGACAATGACCAACCTTGAGGTCGTTTACCCTCACTTGAGCGCCACACAACGTACCCAGCTTGCCCGGGATAGCCTGCGCCATTCCACGGCTACCATGCTGGAACTGGGCCATGCCTGGATGGCGCCTCCCGCTCATGTGGAAGCGCATATTCTGGCCGTACATGGGCGTGACAAACTCGACAGCGCCAGAGCCGAAGAGCGAGGTGTGATCGTACTGGCCCCGCATTTCGGTAACTGGGAGGTGCTGAATTTCTGGCTGTCCAGCCACTTCCCGTTTACCGCCATGTATGAGCCCCCCAAGATAGCGGAACTTGACCCTGTGATCCGCCAGGGGCGCGAGCGTATGGGCGCCCTGCTGGTGCCCACCAACCCACGCGGTGTGGCAGCGTTGCTCAAGGCGTTGAAGCGCTGTGAAGCGATTGGCATCCTGCCGGATCAGGAACCCGACTGGGGCAGCGGCGTGTTTGCGCCTTTTTTCCAGCGTGATGCCTACACCGCCACCCTGCTGCCCAAACTGGTGATGCGCACCCGCGCCAGGGTCGTCACCGGCGTTGCCAGGCGACTTCCCGGCAAGGGCTTTGAGATTCACTTTCTGGATGCCGATGACAGGGTCTACAGCGAGGATGAAACCCAGTCGGCTACCGGCGTCAACGCCAGCGTTGAGGCAGCTATTGCCCTCGATCCTGCCCAGTACCAGTGGGAGTATAAACGCTACCGCAAGGTCGTTGAGGAACAGCAGCAGCGTCCTGATTTCCGTGATTTCCGCCTGTATTAA
- a CDS encoding alkaline phosphatase, with product MGRLWVSALVMNIILVAPLWWRFEDVAGRLIAWEAWLAVPLILLLPKGSVRTWLVVAWLLIVLVITLFNLGDVATYLAFGRSFNSYLDVPLARAVFELMVGNIGMLAAILVTLLAMLLLAALFMMLARILMPARPLSVRRLPGFLAVVMMMASAVLITLELNGQRLVDTARVPMVNTAMFQWQQITQTHAARQEFTATLADSPIEVQPLPGLADKRVLLTFVESYGAAALEDSRYSDVILPLLDNLQQRLGNQDIQMASGWLESPIRGGQSWLAHATALSGRKVDNQLWYRLMLDSGHGTLVDDFKTTGHRTLAVMPAITRAWPEGRAYGFDDIHAAKDLDYAGPPLNWVTMPDQYTLDYTARKLLGDGPVFAQIALISSHAPWTPILPVLEDWSQIGNGRVFDRWENAGEAPDELWQDFEKVRDHYARSVAYAVEVAGRWSERVADDSTLLIILGDHQAAPLITGDDNVAEATFAVPVHVISADSALLEPWLARGFTPGMRPQTLDQAGEVTQMRELRHWLRADFAQP from the coding sequence ATGGGTCGGTTATGGGTTAGCGCACTGGTCATGAATATCATCCTGGTAGCGCCGCTGTGGTGGCGATTCGAGGATGTTGCGGGGCGCCTGATCGCCTGGGAAGCCTGGTTGGCAGTCCCGTTGATTTTGCTGTTGCCCAAGGGGAGTGTGCGCACCTGGCTGGTGGTTGCCTGGTTGCTCATCGTGCTGGTGATTACCCTGTTCAACCTGGGTGATGTGGCAACCTATCTGGCTTTTGGGCGTTCCTTCAATAGTTATCTGGATGTGCCCCTGGCCCGCGCGGTATTTGAGCTGATGGTCGGTAATATCGGCATGCTGGCGGCAATATTGGTAACGCTGCTGGCGATGCTGCTGCTGGCAGCCCTGTTTATGATGTTAGCAAGAATACTGATGCCTGCACGGCCATTGTCGGTCAGGCGATTGCCGGGCTTCTTGGCGGTAGTGATGATGATGGCCAGCGCCGTGCTGATCACCCTGGAGCTTAATGGCCAGCGGCTGGTGGATACCGCTCGTGTGCCGATGGTCAACACCGCCATGTTCCAGTGGCAGCAGATTACCCAGACCCATGCGGCGCGCCAGGAATTTACCGCTACCCTGGCAGACTCGCCCATTGAGGTGCAGCCCTTGCCGGGGTTGGCCGACAAGCGCGTACTGCTCACCTTCGTCGAGTCCTACGGCGCTGCCGCCCTGGAAGATAGCCGCTATTCCGATGTGATTCTGCCCCTGTTGGATAACCTGCAACAGCGCCTGGGGAACCAGGACATCCAGATGGCCTCCGGCTGGTTGGAATCGCCGATTCGCGGTGGCCAGTCATGGCTTGCCCATGCAACGGCGCTGAGTGGGCGCAAAGTGGATAATCAGCTGTGGTATCGGCTGATGCTGGACAGTGGCCATGGCACTCTGGTCGATGACTTCAAGACCACCGGGCACCGCACCCTGGCGGTGATGCCGGCGATTACCCGTGCCTGGCCGGAAGGGCGCGCCTATGGTTTTGATGACATTCATGCGGCCAAGGATCTGGATTACGCAGGGCCGCCGCTTAACTGGGTCACCATGCCGGATCAGTACACCCTGGATTACACGGCGCGCAAGCTTTTGGGCGATGGCCCGGTATTTGCCCAGATAGCGCTGATTTCCAGCCATGCGCCCTGGACGCCGATTCTGCCGGTGCTGGAAGACTGGTCGCAGATCGGCAATGGGCGCGTGTTCGACCGCTGGGAAAATGCGGGAGAAGCGCCGGACGAACTATGGCAGGACTTTGAAAAAGTACGTGATCACTATGCGCGCTCGGTAGCGTATGCCGTTGAAGTGGCTGGTCGTTGGAGTGAGCGGGTCGCGGATGACAGCACCCTGCTGATTATTCTAGGCGATCATCAGGCCGCTCCCCTGATTACTGGCGACGATAACGTGGCCGAGGCAACCTTTGCCGTGCCAGTGCATGTGATCAGCGCTGACTCAGCGCTGCTGGAGCCCTGGTTGGCGCGTGGCTTTACGCCGGGCATGCGTCCTCAGACGCTTGATCAAGCCGGTGAGGTTACTCAAATGCGCGAACTGCGCCACTGGCTACGCGCGGATTTTGCTCAGCCGTGA
- a CDS encoding glucan biosynthesis protein G, producing the protein MAAPTPAVQQQWYQELAERAQELAEQPFSPPADSLPDALRDINYDTYRQIRFNPAQAYWQDDSRFSLQLFHSGFLFQHPVELHLVEDGRAAPLTFQQADFIYEGAAQALEDQDLSAAGHAGFRVHYPLNTQAYADEFAVFLGASYFRLVGRDQAYGLSTRGIAVDTALPQGEEFPVFRAFWLFKPDSDDPSVHIMALLDGPSLTGAYHFELTPGHTTQMRVKASLFAREDVEKLGVAPLTSMFTHGDISGPGTDDFRPNVHDSQGLLIHTGAQEWIWRPLNNPANLQVSAFVDDDPKGFGLMQRERDFDHYLDLEAQYHRRPSQWVEPLEDWGSGHVELVEIPTPDETHDNIVAYWVADTPFLAGQSRQLDYRTQTLHHTPDAHSLAKVVRSRQGDAGVPGEADSASAGQRQWIVDFDGGELATLNADHPVELRLQTQQEDAVTLAQVKALPDQQWRATLRIAETTQPVDIRLALTLEGRIISETWNQIISPAKAVSAPDA; encoded by the coding sequence ATGGCGGCCCCTACCCCGGCTGTACAGCAGCAGTGGTATCAGGAACTGGCTGAACGCGCTCAGGAACTGGCAGAGCAGCCTTTTTCGCCGCCCGCCGATAGCTTGCCTGACGCCCTGAGAGACATCAATTACGATACCTATCGGCAAATCCGCTTTAACCCGGCGCAGGCCTACTGGCAGGATGATAGCCGTTTTTCGTTGCAGCTATTTCACAGCGGCTTTCTGTTTCAGCATCCGGTTGAACTGCATCTGGTTGAAGATGGCCGCGCCGCGCCGCTTACCTTTCAGCAGGCAGACTTTATCTACGAAGGCGCCGCCCAAGCCCTCGAAGATCAAGACTTAAGCGCTGCCGGGCACGCCGGCTTTCGGGTGCATTACCCTCTGAATACCCAGGCGTATGCGGATGAATTTGCAGTTTTCCTCGGCGCCAGCTATTTCCGCCTGGTGGGCCGCGACCAGGCCTACGGGCTTTCAACCCGGGGAATTGCCGTCGATACGGCCCTGCCACAGGGCGAGGAGTTTCCGGTCTTTCGCGCGTTCTGGCTGTTCAAACCTGATTCAGACGACCCCAGCGTACATATCATGGCCTTGCTCGACGGCCCTTCGCTGACCGGCGCCTATCATTTTGAACTTACCCCTGGCCACACCACTCAGATGCGGGTCAAGGCTAGCCTGTTTGCCCGGGAAGACGTTGAAAAACTCGGGGTCGCTCCTCTGACCAGCATGTTTACCCATGGCGATATCAGCGGCCCCGGCACGGATGATTTCCGCCCCAACGTCCATGATTCCCAGGGTCTGCTGATCCACACGGGCGCTCAGGAGTGGATCTGGCGTCCGTTGAACAACCCGGCCAACCTGCAGGTTTCCGCCTTTGTTGATGACGACCCCAAGGGCTTTGGTCTGATGCAACGGGAACGCGATTTTGATCATTATCTGGATCTGGAAGCTCAGTATCATCGCCGCCCCAGCCAGTGGGTAGAGCCTCTGGAGGATTGGGGCTCGGGTCATGTGGAACTGGTGGAAATTCCCACTCCGGATGAAACCCATGACAATATCGTCGCCTACTGGGTCGCGGATACGCCGTTTCTGGCCGGGCAGTCGCGCCAGCTTGATTACCGTACCCAGACCCTGCATCACACCCCAGATGCCCACAGCCTGGCCAAAGTTGTGCGCAGCCGCCAGGGCGATGCGGGCGTACCGGGTGAAGCAGATTCCGCCAGTGCCGGGCAGCGCCAATGGATTGTCGATTTTGACGGCGGTGAACTGGCCACACTCAACGCTGATCACCCGGTCGAGCTGCGACTGCAAACCCAGCAGGAAGACGCCGTTACCCTGGCGCAGGTCAAAGCACTGCCTGACCAGCAGTGGCGAGCCACTTTGCGGATCGCGGAGACTACCCAGCCAGTCGATATCCGTCTGGCGCTGACGCTGGAGGGCCGCATTATCAGTGAAACCTGGAACCAGATTATTTCACCTGCCAAGGCGGTAAGCGCTCCCGATGCCTAA